The Odocoileus virginianus isolate 20LAN1187 ecotype Illinois chromosome 12, Ovbor_1.2, whole genome shotgun sequence genome has a segment encoding these proteins:
- the TPCN1 gene encoding two pore channel protein 1 isoform X2, which produces MRVAAPHWLPLTTWARMICPAEEGENNDKFFTHPKNAKALAAYLFAHNHLFYLMELSAALLLLLLSLCEAPAVPALRLGIYVHATLELFALVVVVFELCMKLRWLGLHTFIRHRRTMVKTSVLVVQFVEAIVVLVRQTSHMRVTRALRCIFLVDCRYCGGVRRNLRQMFQSLPPFMDILMLLLFFMIIFAILGFYLFSPNPSDPYFSTLENSIISLFVLLTTANFPDVMMPSYSQNPWSCIFFIVYLSIELYFIMNLLLAVVFDTFNDVEKRKFKSLLLHKRTAIQHAYRLLVSQRRSAGISYRQFEGLMRFYKPRMSAGERYLTFKALNQSNTPLLSLKDFHDIYEVAALKWKAKRNREHWFDELPRTAFLIFKGINILVKSKAFQYFMYLVVAVNGVWMLVETFMLKGGNFVSKHVPWSHLVFLTIYAVELFLKVAGLGPIKYLSSGWNLFDVCVTTFAFLGLLALAFNTEPFYFIVVLRPLQLLRLFKLKKRYRNVLDTMFELLPRMASLGLTLLIFYYSFAIVGMEFFCGILYPNCCNTSTVADAYRWLNHTVGNRTVVEEGYYYLNNFDNILNSFVTLFELTVVNNWYIIMEGVTSQTSHWSRLYFMTFYIVTMVVMTIIVAFILEAFVFRMNYSRKNQDSEVDSGITLEKELSKDELVAVLKLYREAEGANSDIAQLLKILSQMERYEQNTLVFLGRRSRTKSDLSLKMYQEEIKEWYEEHARKQEKQQRQLSSCTVPATQQSPGGRQRSQTIT; this is translated from the exons GCTGGCGGCCTACCTCTTCGCACACAACCACCTCTTCTACCTGATGGAGCTGTCCGCGGccttgctcctgctgctgctctcCTTGTGCGAGGCTCCCGCCGTCCCCGCGCTCCGGCTGGGCATTTAC GTCCACGCAACCCTGGAGCTGTTCGCCCTAGTGGTGGTCGTGTTTGAACTCTGCATGAAGTTGCGGTGGCTGGGCCTTCACACCTTCATCCGGCACAGAAGGACCATGGTCAAG ACCTCCGTGCTGGTGGTGCAGTTCGTGGAGGCCATCGTGGTGTTGGTACGGCAGACATCGCACATGCGGGTGACCCGGGCTCTGCGCTGCATCTTCCTGGTGGACTGTCGGTACTGCGGCGGCGTCCGGCG AAACCTGCGTCAGATGTTTCAGTCCCTGCCACCCTTCATGGATATCCTCAtgcttctcctcttcttcatgatCATTTTCGCCATCCTCG GTTTCTACTTATTCTCCCCTAATCCTTCAGACCCC TACTTCAGCACCCTGGAGAACAGCATCATCAGTCTGTTTGTCCTTCTGACCACCGCCAA CTTCCCAGATGTGATGATGCCCTCCTACTCCCAGAACCCCTGGTCCTGCATCTTCTTCATCGTGTACCTTTCCATCGAGCTGTACTTTATCATGAACCTG CTCCTGGCTGTGGTATTTGACACCTTCAATGACGTCGAGAAACGCAAGTTCAAGTCTTTGCTGCTACACAAGCGAACTGCCATCCAGCACGCCTACCGCCTGCTCGTCAGCCAGCGG agGTCCGCCGGCATCTCCTACAGGCAGTTCGAAGGCCTGATGCGCTTCTACAAGCCCCGGATGAGTGCGGGGGAGCGCTATCTCACGTTCAAGGCCCTGAATCAGAGCAACACGCCACTGCTCAG CCTGAAGGACTTTCATGATATTTATGAAGTTGCTGCCTTGAAGTGGAAG GCAAAGAGAAATAGAGAACACTGGTTTGATGAGCTTCCCAGGACAGCATTCCTCATCTTCAAAG GAATTAATATCCTTGTGAAGTCCAAGGCCTTCCAGTATTTCATGT ATTTGGTGGTGGCGGTCAACGGGGTCTGGATGCTTGTGGAGACCTTCATGCTGAAAG GTGGGAACTTCGTCTCTAAGCACGTGCCGTGGAGTCACCTCGTCTTTCTGACTA TCTACGCGGTGGAGCTGTTCCTGAAAGTTGCCGGCCTGGGCCCCATCAAGTACCTGTCCTCCGGATGGAACCT GTTCGACGTCTGCGTCACCACCTTTGCCTTCCTGGGGCTGCTGGCTCTGGCCTTCAACACTGAGCCCTTCTACTTCATAGTGGTCCTGCGCCCGCTCCAGCTGCTGAG GTTGTTTAAGCTGAAGAAGCGTTACCGCAACGTGCTGGACACCATGTTTGAACTGCTGCCCCGGATGGCCAG cctgggcCTCACGCTGCTCATCTTCTACTACTCCTTCGCCATCGTGGGCATGGAATTCTTCTGTGGCATCCTCTACCCCAACTGCTGCAA TACAAGCACAGTGGCAGACGCCTACCGCTGGCTGAACCACACTGTGGGCAACAGGACCGTCGTGGAGGAGGGCTACTACTATCTCAACAATTTTGACAACATCCTGAATAGCTTTG TGACCTTGTTCGAGCTCACGGTCGTCAACAACTGGTACATCATCATG GAAGGTGTCACCTCTCAGACGTCGCACTGGAGCCGCCTCTACTTCATGACCTTCTACATCGTGACCATG GTGGTGATGACCATCATTGTGGCCTTCATCCTCGAAGCCTTTGTCTTCCGAATGAACTACAGCCGCAAGAACCAGGACTCAGAAG TGGACAGCGGCatcaccctggagaaggagctcTCCAAAGATGAGCTGGTTGCAGTTCTGAAGCTCTACCGGGAGGCAGAGGGAGCCAACTCAGACATCGCCCAGCTGCTCAAGATCCTCTCCCAGATGGAGAGATACGAG CAAAATACCTTAGTGTTTCTGGGACGGAGATCAAGGACCAAAAGTGACCTGAGCCTAAAGATGTACCAAGAGGAGATTAAG GAGTGGTACGAGGAACACGCCCGCAAGCAGGAGAAACAGCAGCGACAGCTCAGCAGCTGCACGGTCCCTGCCACCCAGCAATCTCCAGGCGGTCGCCAGCGCTCCCAGACCATCACCTAA